The following is a genomic window from Meiothermus sp. QL-1.
GCTTCGGGACGTGGCCTCCCGAGCGGTACGGGCAGCCCTGATGGCCGACGGGCACCTGGGCTACATCATGCCCATCGGCGGGGTGGCGGCCTACCGGGAGCAGGTCTCGGTGGCCGGGGTGGGCTTCGACATCGCCTGCGGCAACGCGGCCATCCGCACCGATTTGCGTTTAGAACACCTGGAAGGCCGCCTGGAAGAAGCAGCCGATGAGATTGCCGGCACCATCTCCTTCGGCCTGGGGCGCACCAACCGGGCCGACGATGCCCCGGTGAACCACCCGCTTTTTGAGGACCCTGCCTGGGAGGCCATCCCCAAGGCCCACCGCGAGGCGCTTCGGGAAAAGGCCCGCGCCCAGCTCGGCACCGTGGGCGGGGGCAACCACTACGTGGATGTGTTTGCCGATGAAGAGGGGCGCATATGGGTGGGCGTGCACTTTGGCAGCCGGGGACTGGGCCACACCATTGCCAGCGGCTTCCTGGCCCTGGCCAGAGACCAGCCCTGGGGCAGCCGGGTGAAGGAGTTCGAGGCTTTGCTGGAGCTGAAAAGCCCCCTGGGCCAGGCCTACTGGGCCGCCATGGAGCTGGCCGGGCGCTACGCCTATGTGGGGCGGGAGTGGGTGGCCCGCAAGGTGGTGGAGATTCTGGGAGGAAAAGAGCTGGAGCTGGTGCACAACCACCACAACTTCGCCTGGAAGGAGGTCCACGGGGGTGAGACGCTGGTGGTGGTGCGCAAGGGGGCCACGCCGGCCTTCCCGGGCCAGAAGGGCTTTGTGGGGGGCAGCATGGGCGATGATGCGGTCATCCTCCAGGGTTCCACCAATCCCGAGGCCCGGCCCCTGCAGGAGGCCGCGCTCTACAGCACGGTCCATGGAGCCGGGCGGGTGATGAGCCGGCGGGCTGCCCTGGGCAGGCGGCGGGAGCCCGGCCGGGTGAGCCGCACAGAGATGCAGGCCTGGCTGAAGCGCAAGGGGGTGGTCCTGCGCGGGGGGGACGTGGACGAGAGCCCCCAGGTCTACCGGCGGCTTTCCGAGGTGCTAAAAGCCCAGGGCCCCACCGTCGAGGTGCTGCACGTGCTGAGACCGCTGGTGGTGGTGATGGCAGGCGAGGGGGAGTTCGACCCCTACAAAGACTAGCGCACCGGCTGGGCCAAGCCCTCCACCCGAGCCAGCCGGCCGTCGCGCAGGTGCAGGATGCGCTCGGCCTTGCGGGCCAGCTCGAGGTCGTGCGTGACCAGAATCACCGTGCGGCCCGCCCGGGCCTGGGCCAGCAAAAGCTCCACCACCCGCGCCCCCGAGAGGGAGTCCAGGTTGCCGGTGGGCTCGTCGGCGAAGAGGATGGGCGGGTCAAGGGCCAAAGCCCGGGCAATGGCCACCCGCTGCTGCTCCCCCCCAGAAAGCCGGCTCGGCAGGTGCTGGGCCCGCTGCTCCAGGCCCACCGCCTCTAGAAGCGCCAGCGCCCGGGCTGTGCGGGCCCTCAGGCCCACCCCGGCCAGCATCAGGGGGAAGGCCACGTTCTCCAGGGCGGTGAGGGTGGGAACCAGGTTCCACTGCTGGAAGACGAAGCCCATGTGGCGCAGGCGCAGCCCGGCCCGAGCATCCTCGGAGAGGCTCGAGAAAGCCCGGCCCTCCAGGCGAACCTGGCCCCTGGTGGGCACGTCAAAGCCGGCCAGAAGGTTCAAAAGGGTGGTCTTGCCCGAGCCCGAGGGGCCCACGATGGCGGTGAGCCCCGGGGGGAATGCGAAGGAGAAGTGCTCCAGCGCCACCACCTCGAGCTCGCCCTGCCGGTAGCGCTTGTGAAGATCGCAGGCCTCCAGCACCTACACCCTCCCCAAAGCCTCCACGATGCGGATTCGGCTCGCCGTGCGGGCCGGCAGGAAGCCCGCCAAAAGGCCCAGGACCACCGCCACCAGAAGGGCAAACAAGGCCAGGCGGAAGGTGACCGCCGAGAGGGCCAGGCCCACCTCGCGCACGGTAAACCAGTTGACCAGGCTCGAGGCCCCCTGGCCCAGCGCAAGCCCCAGAAAACCACCCAAAAGCCCCAGGGCCAGCGCCTCCAGCAGCACCAGCCCGAAGATGAAGCCCCGCCGGGCCCCCAGAGCGCGCATCAAGCCGAACTCGCGGATTCGCTCGTAGACCGACATCATCACCGTGTTGGCCACCAGCAACCCCCCCACCACCAAAGCCACCAGGCTGATGCCGAAGCGCACCAGGTCGGAGATGCGCACCGCCCGCTCGGCAAAGCGCATCACATCGCCGGTGGTCTGGGCGTCGATGCCCGGCACCCGGGCCTTCAGGGCCTGGGCCACCGCCTCGGCCTGGCGCCCCGGCTCTATGGCCACCAGGATGGAGCTGTAGTTTTGGGTGCCGAGCACGGTGTGAATGGCCGAGATGGGCACGTAGATGAAGCTGTCGGTGATGCCGCCGGTGCGCTCGAGCACCCCCACCACCTCCAAGGAGACCTGCGGAGAAAGCCGCAGGATCCTGCCCAACCCCAGGTTGTTTCGCTGGGCCACCCCCGCCCCCACCACCGCCCCAGCGCTGGGGTCCAGGATGCCCTCGGCGGCCCGCGCGTTGGGGTAGAGGACCTGAACGCTCACCCCCGGAGGCAGGCCCTGGAAGATGAAGCTGCTGGCTGGGTCGAAGCCTCCACGCGCGAAAACCGCGGTGGGAATCACCTGGGTAATCCCCAGGCCGCTGGCCGCCGCCTGGATGGCCTCCAGCGTCTCGGGGCGCAGCTCCGGATAGCCCGGGCTGAAGGCCTGGACCCCCTCCGGCACCACCATGATGGCCGGCCCCACGCTGGCGAGTTCGGCCCCCAGCGCCCGGCGCAGCCCCTCACCGAAGGAGAGGAAAAGCACCATGGAGGCCGTAGAGACCACGATTCCCAAAAGCGTGAGCAAACTGCGCAGGGGCCGGGCCCTAAGGTTGCGGTAAACCAAGGCCAGTACTTCCACGCCCCCCAGGATAAGGCCTCCCCTGCCAAAAACTTAGGCCTAGCCCCCAGGCTCCCCCCAGGCGCGCCGGCGGGCCACCGGGGCGATGCCGGCCACCGACTGGCCCTTGAGCCGGGCCCAGAACAAGACCATCTCGCGCACAGCACGAACGCGCTCCTCAGGGCTCAGCCCCCGCCAGGCCTCCTGCTCTGGCGGAACCTCCCCGAAGCGAAACTTGCGGGCTATGGGCTTCACAGCAGCTCCTCAATGTCCTTAAGGTCTATGGGCCGGCCGAAGGCCCGCTTGAGCTCGACGAGGGTCTCCCGGCTCGCCACGCGAACCCACTGCCCCTCCACAGAAAAACACTGGCTCTGCTGGTAGGCGCGGTCGAAGTCGTGGCCGGGCATGAGCACCAGGTCTATCCGATTGGGCGCGTAACCAAGCTGCACCACCCCGGGCGTGCTCAGGTCCTCCAAGCTCAGCCCAAGGTCGTCGCCGCCGAAAAAATCCTTTATAGCCTCCAGCAACCGCCCTGCCTCTAGGGGGTCTACCCAAAGATCGAGGTCCTTGGTGTGCCTGGGCG
Proteins encoded in this region:
- a CDS encoding RtcB family protein, which codes for MKYHIFGQHDENTLAQLRDVASRAVRAALMADGHLGYIMPIGGVAAYREQVSVAGVGFDIACGNAAIRTDLRLEHLEGRLEEAADEIAGTISFGLGRTNRADDAPVNHPLFEDPAWEAIPKAHREALREKARAQLGTVGGGNHYVDVFADEEGRIWVGVHFGSRGLGHTIASGFLALARDQPWGSRVKEFEALLELKSPLGQAYWAAMELAGRYAYVGREWVARKVVEILGGKELELVHNHHNFAWKEVHGGETLVVVRKGATPAFPGQKGFVGGSMGDDAVILQGSTNPEARPLQEAALYSTVHGAGRVMSRRAALGRRREPGRVSRTEMQAWLKRKGVVLRGGDVDESPQVYRRLSEVLKAQGPTVEVLHVLRPLVVVMAGEGEFDPYKD
- a CDS encoding ABC transporter ATP-binding protein, which codes for MLEACDLHKRYRQGELEVVALEHFSFAFPPGLTAIVGPSGSGKTTLLNLLAGFDVPTRGQVRLEGRAFSSLSEDARAGLRLRHMGFVFQQWNLVPTLTALENVAFPLMLAGVGLRARTARALALLEAVGLEQRAQHLPSRLSGGEQQRVAIARALALDPPILFADEPTGNLDSLSGARVVELLLAQARAGRTVILVTHDLELARKAERILHLRDGRLARVEGLAQPVR
- a CDS encoding ABC transporter permease, which translates into the protein MEVLALVYRNLRARPLRSLLTLLGIVVSTASMVLFLSFGEGLRRALGAELASVGPAIMVVPEGVQAFSPGYPELRPETLEAIQAAASGLGITQVIPTAVFARGGFDPASSFIFQGLPPGVSVQVLYPNARAAEGILDPSAGAVVGAGVAQRNNLGLGRILRLSPQVSLEVVGVLERTGGITDSFIYVPISAIHTVLGTQNYSSILVAIEPGRQAEAVAQALKARVPGIDAQTTGDVMRFAERAVRISDLVRFGISLVALVVGGLLVANTVMMSVYERIREFGLMRALGARRGFIFGLVLLEALALGLLGGFLGLALGQGASSLVNWFTVREVGLALSAVTFRLALFALLVAVVLGLLAGFLPARTASRIRIVEALGRV